DNA from Colletotrichum higginsianum IMI 349063 chromosome 7 map unlocalized unitig_7, whole genome shotgun sequence:
ATGACGGTGAACGAAGCCAGCGTGGCGCTATCGCGAAGTCAGCATCATTCTGTTTCTCTCGTCAAATACACCATCTCTCATCTCAAACATGCTTACCGTCTGACACGAGGAATGGTGAAGAGCTCAAGGAAGCGCTTGGCGTAGTTGGACCGCCCgatgatctcggcctcgacctgaaGCTGGCTGTGGATGTAGTAAATGTCGCGAGCGGCCTGGATGGGATGGTTCCGCAGCCTCAGCAGCGACTTCATGGCGTCCGGGTACCGGTTCTTCTTGATGTACCAGCGAGGGGATTCGGGGCAGGCGTAAATCAACAGAGCCAGGGGCACGGCCGGGATGAAGGCCGACCCGAGCTGGAGACGCCATGCTATAGCACCCGTCTTGGCAACCGCCAGGTTGGCTGCCGTCCCGGCCATGATTCCGAACGCCGTCCACATTTCTGGCCATGTCGTTAGCATGTACTGCTCCGGAGGTGACGGCTTGTGAGATGCTGGGACGGGTGGGGCCGGGCCAACTTACGCCATGTCATGACAAGAGCACCGCGGATGGGCGCGGGCGAGTTCTCGGCGGCAAAGATGGGCACCGTGCTGGCCTTCGCGcccatgccgatgccgaggagcagACGGCAGGCGAGAAGCTGCTCCCAGGACTGGGCGAAGGCGCTGCCGAGGACGGGCCAGAGGCAGAAGTTGGCGGCAAAGAAgatggcgccgcggcggccgaggaagtTGTTCAGGGGATCCGACAGCCAACACCCGATGAAAGCGCTGCCGATGTACGGCGCCGAAttgacgaggccgaccttGGGACAAGAAAAGGAGGAGTCAGCACGTTGGATAGACACACAGCATCACGGTCATGCCAGGGTGATACTCACGAGGAGGGTGTCGTGATGCGAGGTCCCGCCGATGCCAAAGACGGTAGGGAACGACAGGTTTGCGCCGTTGCTGCCGGTCTGATCCCATccctggacggcggcgccgataGAGCAAGTGATGATGGTGAGGTACAGGATCTTGGGGACGCGCCACTTGTGCAGGACCTCGTCGTGGAGGACCTGGACCTCGGCCTGGttgagggcctcgtcgccgtcgatctCCTCGAAGCCCGTTGGGTcctgggcgacgagagcgCCCTTGCGTAGGACGGGGATGTACTCCTGCAGGCCCTTTTCGTGGGCGAAGGCGTCGACATCGCGGATGAGTTCGGCGCGGGATATACCCAGCAGGGGATTCCTGATTCTGTTGGGAGGGTTGTCGGTGTCAGTGATTGCTGAGATATGGGGAAGGGTGGGGGATttgggagaaggaggggtgAGACGGACTTTGCGTCAACGTTGGCGTTCAGATCGACTGTTGCTTGGGACCCGCGGCGGGCCTTTTCTATGTTTGATGCCGAGAAGTCGCCCGAGCTGGGGACGTCAGTCCGCGTGCGAGAGCAATGGTCGAAGGGAGAGGACACTCACGGCATAGCTCCGACGTGCTTGTCGTCCGCCATAGTCGCGTCGAGTTGAAGACACTCGGCGGCTCTGGTGTTTCGAGGCGTGTAAGTGCGTCCGTGGGTGGTGTGATGAATGCCTCACTGGCGGCTTCTTCAGAGATCCGAGAATTACGGGAGCCGTCTACGACTTTCACACTTCAAGACTTGCTAGAATGAAGATTCAACAAACGAGGTCAGGGCTCGGACGAGGGGGTGAGGGGTACGCGCAAAGTATCAGACGGGGCGAAGGGCCAGCTTTATTTGTAGATTCTTTGCCCACAGACAATTTCCCCCATCTCGCGTCCACGCGCTCGACGTGAAGCGACGGCGCAACCACCTTCCCTCCCGGAGAAAGGGGACGCCAGCTCCGGAGTCTCTCTCCCTACACAGAACGCTCTCCCTCTCGTCGACGGGACCGCCTGGCCACCCCATGATCCACATTGGAGCAACACACGGGGAAAGACACCAAACCTTTTTCGCGGGTGGATTCACCGGGGTTTGTGTGCCAGGGATGGTCATCGCTGGGTTGAATGTGAGGAGGGGAGGCGAGTGTGTGTGGGCTTGTGCGTGTAGACAATGTGGTTGAACCTGTCGGTATGGGTTCGCCTTCGTCTGACCAAGGTCCGGCGGAGAGGAGACTACAGCGTTTGGGGGACCGAAAGCATGGCTCGCCCTTCGAGGTCCCTGGGTGTCATTAGACTCGCGCTGAGGAAGATGCAACGAGGCTCCGCCGGGGCGCATATCGCGTTGGGAGACATGGTGACCACCAAGTCTCCCATAAGGGCTGTTCTTCGCAGGTTAGAGTCTGCTGCGAGCGAGAATGCCCGCCGGGTtcggtttttttttggtAGCATTTCTCTAGTGTACAGAGATCGGCATATATGATACCGGCTGCGCAGGACGGTTCACCAAGTAGAGCAACAGGAAATACTGCTAGATTGGCTCACGGTTCCCAGGGTCGTCTCTGGACCTTTTGCCGTAGTAGTCCTCAGTTCAAACGTCCCCCGTACCCCGCCTTTCTCCTCGTTTTCACCCCGCGAAAAAAACCAGCACGTCCCAACTTTCTTGTTGGCACACGGAACAAAGGACGTTGTGTGATGGTGTCCGTGTCGTAGGAGGCAAGGTCGGGACTCCCCGGCCACAAACGCTGGGGACGCAATCAGAACGGCGGGACCCAAAGCCTGCCAGACTGATACCGTCGGAGGTACACTCTGTGGGAAAACATGGGCAAAATCAAGGACCGGGCACCAGCACGGCAATGGCGTCGTTAGATGAGGAGGCGCCGTCGACTGCCGATCTTGGTGCGTTTCCGGCGTAGCATTCAATCCCTGGCAGCGTACCGGCCGGGGTGGTTATGCGTAGTGTATGCCGGACGGTGTCATCCTGCTATCggaggccgccgtcatgTGTAGGTAGTGGTGGTAGGCTGGCATTTCTCTCtgggggtttttttcttttcttttttgatATTTTCTTTTAGACTCAAGACAAGAGGGTGATATTCCGGGGAAAGAAGCGAGAACGACGATCATTcgcgccggcatcgacgccggGCCTTCTTCGATCCAGCGGAAGCTAGGCCTTGGCTGTCATGACGAGGGGATCAAAGGTGACAAGCCTGGCTCGGGGGCCCCCGGGTATGCGGCAAGAGGAGAATCCAGAAATGGTGACAAAAAAATATCACGCTAGGGCTGGATCccctcgcgccgccgcccgcatAGAACGACGTCAGTACTCAAGGCGAGACGCTTCCCATTGGTTTGACCGGTAACCCCTCGGCTGTTGAACATCCAAAGCTGCCCTGCAGACGCATTGAACGATGGAATCGGTACCGGCTCGTATCTAGTTAAGCCAGAGCGGTGTCACTTTATGGATGGCTCATTCATCCATGGAAATTCCCGAACTCAACGTTCTTCAAGTATACGGCGCTGAATGGCTCCGGTGCGGATTGGCATTGAAATGTCACATTTGTTGTTCAGCCAGTGTTTATCATGAGATTCCGTCCATAGAGTCGCATGGCCAAGACGTAGCGTTTGAACGTGCCGCCCACAATGCCCAGAAATGCCCAGAAAACGCCCAGCCCTCCTAAAATGCTTGTATCGTCGCCGCAAAGCTTGGGTGGTGGTCTAGGGTGGTATCGGCCCAATGGCCCTCGGCCCCTCAACACCACAAAGTGCGTCGCCTCGTGACCAGTGTCGTACGCAAGGCAGCTTCTCTCCTGTGTTCTCTCGGCCAACTTCCCGGTTGACTGGATGAAGCGTGAGTCGTGTCTGCTCGGGCGGAACAGTACTCTGTACGAGACATTGCTCGGTTTCTTGCAGTTGACCAATGGTACATCCTGGAGACCTCTCCACTCCCAAGGATCCTctgctccccctccccacaAAGCAGAGAGTTCGTCGAACTTCTCCAACCGGCAGTGGAGACATACCGGCTTCCCCTCGT
Protein-coding regions in this window:
- a CDS encoding Hexose transporter, translating into MADDKHVGAMPSGDFSASNIEKARRGSQATVDLNANVDAKIRNPLLGISRAELIRDVDAFAHEKGLQEYIPVLRKGALVAQDPTGFEEIDGDEALNQAEVQVLHDEVLHKWRVPKILYLTIITCSIGAAVQGWDQTGSNGANLSFPTVFGIGGTSHHDTLLVGLVNSAPYIGSAFIGCWLSDPLNNFLGRRGAIFFAANFCLWPVLGSAFAQSWEQLLACRLLLGIGMGAKASTVPIFAAENSPAPIRGALVMTWPSHKPSPPEQYMLTTWPEMWTAFGIMAGTAANLAVAKTGAIAWRLQLGSAFIPAVPLALLIYACPESPRWYIKKNRYPDAMKSLLRLRNHPIQAARDIYYIHSQLQVEAEIIGRSNYAKRFLELFTIPRVRRATLASFTVMIAQQMCGINIIAFYSSTIFKEAGTSEFNALLASFGFGMVNFLFAWPAIWTIDTFGRRSLLLFTFPQMAWTLLAAGLCTLIPGTGGAHLGMVALFVYLFAAFYSPGEGPVPFTYSAEVFPLSHREVGMSWAVATCLFWAAVLSITFPIMLADIGVIGSFCFYAGLNVVAFVMIFFWLPETKQRTLEELDYIFAVPTRVFMRYQLREALPYWFQRWVLFRRDATLEPLYKFDLTHEDHHGSETYEKAQVEQRDKKSGSATGVDVTSS